One Arthrobacter sp. StoSoilB19 DNA window includes the following coding sequences:
- a CDS encoding DUF1349 domain-containing protein — protein MKHAAWTEGTWTTEPARVDIDQHGMRVAAVGGSDAWRITSYGFIHDTEHALLAPFEPGSAVEVSFLFDFSSQFDQAGIFVRTDDATWIKTGIEWSDGDGSLGAVVTRGVSDWSLSRVEGWQGRLVTVRASRSGDALTVRARVDDEPWRLVRVAPLDPDADVTAGPYCCAPSRDGLTVHFTSWRTGNADPSLHPEA, from the coding sequence GTGAAGCACGCGGCCTGGACTGAGGGTACATGGACTACGGAACCTGCACGGGTCGACATAGACCAGCACGGCATGCGAGTAGCGGCCGTTGGGGGAAGTGATGCTTGGCGAATAACTTCATACGGATTCATCCATGACACTGAACATGCCCTCCTCGCCCCTTTTGAACCGGGCTCTGCGGTCGAGGTTTCGTTCCTTTTCGACTTTTCATCGCAGTTTGACCAAGCAGGCATCTTCGTTCGTACCGACGACGCCACTTGGATCAAAACCGGCATTGAGTGGAGCGACGGAGACGGAAGCCTCGGTGCTGTCGTTACCCGCGGCGTATCTGATTGGTCACTGTCGCGGGTTGAGGGCTGGCAGGGACGACTCGTCACAGTCCGAGCGAGTCGTTCAGGCGACGCCCTCACAGTACGAGCGCGCGTCGATGACGAGCCATGGCGCCTGGTCAGGGTAGCTCCTCTGGATCCGGACGCTGACGTCACGGCCGGACCCTACTGCTGCGCCCCGTCGAGGGACGGCCTAACCGTTCACTTCACATCCTGGCGGACCGGCAACGCAGACCCAAGCCTGCACCCAGAAGCCTAA
- a CDS encoding MoaF C-terminal domain-containing protein, with translation MTSTDIQDYIPEEEWPPVSAMLEGFGDQTLPASPALTGAALSIPGEDGATEEYVFDTESSIIWTSKRGEEKTSGTAGYKAIEARPGIFIIDFVRGEGLRADNVTIIWDRKTGAVTSGVSRFVLVGDRTRSTTDFSQTNSNGSAARHERSSGLVGKRIFYRYSDVESYEHIYLNPGTFTWNCVRGGEAGLADTDRCMTWEVAEDLFIFFWTEKVMCVEAVLLADLREQRSIGRMFGWDDPANEPVILPFDSRLSVLNTTEYPQDTNKH, from the coding sequence ATGACTTCAACGGATATCCAGGACTACATTCCCGAAGAGGAGTGGCCGCCGGTTTCTGCCATGCTCGAAGGCTTCGGCGACCAGACGCTGCCCGCCTCCCCCGCCCTCACTGGAGCGGCTCTGAGCATCCCGGGCGAGGACGGAGCAACCGAGGAGTACGTCTTCGACACGGAATCCTCCATCATCTGGACCTCTAAGCGCGGCGAGGAGAAGACCAGCGGAACTGCAGGCTACAAAGCCATCGAAGCCCGCCCCGGGATCTTCATCATCGACTTCGTCCGCGGTGAAGGGCTCAGAGCAGATAACGTCACCATTATCTGGGACCGGAAAACCGGCGCGGTTACTTCCGGAGTATCACGCTTCGTCCTCGTGGGCGACAGGACCCGCAGCACCACCGACTTCAGCCAGACCAACAGCAACGGCTCAGCGGCCCGGCACGAACGCTCATCCGGCCTGGTCGGAAAACGGATCTTCTACCGCTACAGCGACGTCGAGTCCTACGAACACATCTACCTGAACCCAGGCACCTTCACCTGGAACTGCGTCCGCGGCGGCGAGGCGGGGCTGGCGGACACCGATCGGTGCATGACCTGGGAAGTAGCAGAGGACCTCTTCATCTTCTTTTGGACCGAAAAGGTGATGTGCGTTGAAGCCGTCCTGCTCGCGGACCTGCGGGAACAGCGCTCCATCGGACGGATGTTCGGCTGGGACGACCCCGCCAACGAACCGGTCATCCTGCCCTTCGATTCCCGGCTCAGCGTGCTGAACACCACCGAGTACCCTCAGGACACCAACAAGCATTAG
- a CDS encoding APC family permease, with translation MSQHITNAGGFVAYMAKGLGTKWATGGAGIAILTYLSLQIGLWSQFGVFAQLLVEGITGLSIPAYLWITVLLAVVTGLTMRGVDASLKVLGVLIVGEAFAVAALVVSLIAQKGIGIFTFEGFTGSNVFGPGMGISLLFAFACFTSFEATVVFAEEAKEPRRTIPRAAYFVIAFVGIFYTISTWAISGAIGIDNIQTVATDNPAGMIFDLAQTSAGYWLSMTMQILVVTSFLAMLLGLSNMFSRYLFSLGRAGALPAKLSAVSKTRAPHIAGFINGIVVLAVISIFLLAGADPITTVFSWFVALGTAGFITILLVTSAAIVVFFARNGMRDNLWVTVIAPSLSFLAFIVIGYLTLDNYDALLGGAGGVARWLLLGIPLFFVAGIARGAQKPSINFAAVIG, from the coding sequence ATGAGCCAGCACATCACCAACGCAGGCGGCTTTGTCGCCTATATGGCCAAAGGCCTGGGAACGAAATGGGCCACCGGCGGCGCGGGGATCGCCATCCTGACCTACCTCAGCCTTCAAATCGGGCTCTGGTCACAGTTCGGGGTATTCGCCCAACTCCTGGTCGAAGGAATCACCGGGCTCAGCATCCCGGCATACCTCTGGATCACCGTGCTGCTTGCCGTCGTGACCGGGCTGACCATGCGCGGCGTGGACGCCAGCCTCAAAGTGCTGGGAGTTCTCATTGTCGGCGAAGCCTTCGCGGTAGCCGCGCTGGTGGTCTCCCTCATCGCCCAAAAGGGCATCGGCATCTTCACATTCGAGGGCTTCACCGGCTCCAACGTCTTCGGACCCGGTATGGGAATTTCCCTGCTCTTTGCATTCGCCTGCTTCACCAGCTTTGAAGCAACAGTCGTCTTCGCCGAAGAAGCCAAAGAACCCCGCCGCACCATTCCGCGCGCCGCCTACTTCGTCATCGCCTTCGTAGGAATCTTCTACACCATCTCCACGTGGGCCATCAGCGGAGCCATCGGCATCGACAACATCCAGACCGTGGCTACGGACAACCCGGCCGGCATGATCTTCGACCTGGCCCAGACCAGTGCAGGTTACTGGCTGAGCATGACCATGCAGATCCTCGTGGTCACCAGCTTCCTGGCCATGCTGCTGGGCCTGTCCAACATGTTCTCCCGCTACCTCTTCTCCCTCGGCCGCGCCGGCGCCCTGCCCGCGAAGCTTTCCGCCGTCTCCAAGACCAGGGCCCCGCACATTGCCGGGTTCATCAACGGAATCGTCGTCCTCGCAGTCATCAGCATCTTCCTGCTCGCAGGAGCCGACCCCATCACCACCGTGTTCTCCTGGTTCGTTGCCCTGGGAACGGCCGGCTTCATCACCATCCTGCTGGTGACCTCAGCTGCCATCGTGGTCTTCTTCGCCAGGAACGGCATGCGGGACAACCTCTGGGTCACCGTCATCGCACCGTCCCTGTCATTCCTCGCATTCATCGTCATCGGATACCTGACGCTGGACAACTACGACGCCCTGCTCGGCGGCGCCGGCGGCGTTGCCCGCTGGCTCCTCCTCGGCATCCCCCTCTTCTTCGTGGCCGGAATTGCCCGGGGAGCACAAAAGCCCTCGATCAACTTCGCCGCGGTCATCGGCTGA
- a CDS encoding TetR/AcrR family transcriptional regulator encodes MSQSQRSARLPYGDGREALLSAVLALVGEKGLRGVTYRAVAARAGVNHTLVTHHFGSIEGLLAATMEWAVQRSIEETGLERIVDFDDSFADSLIATVSAEPELQLFQFEMLLESRRNPEVRPLVERLYAAYMQTVEDALRQRGLVADDAVSLAIFAALDGLMLQFLTISDPVRIRAAVIKVGHMVSLLESAKDSVDGN; translated from the coding sequence ATGAGCCAATCCCAACGTTCGGCCCGATTGCCCTATGGAGACGGCCGGGAGGCGTTGTTGTCAGCAGTGCTTGCTCTCGTGGGAGAGAAGGGGCTGCGGGGAGTTACCTACCGTGCCGTCGCCGCTCGGGCAGGCGTGAACCACACGCTGGTCACGCACCACTTCGGTTCCATCGAAGGTCTTCTGGCTGCCACGATGGAATGGGCTGTGCAACGGTCCATCGAGGAGACTGGCCTGGAGCGGATTGTCGACTTTGACGACAGTTTCGCTGATTCGCTCATTGCGACGGTGTCGGCTGAACCGGAACTGCAGCTCTTCCAGTTTGAGATGCTGCTTGAATCCCGTCGGAACCCGGAAGTACGGCCACTGGTTGAAAGGTTGTACGCCGCTTACATGCAGACCGTTGAGGATGCGCTGAGGCAACGCGGCCTGGTGGCGGATGATGCTGTTTCGCTGGCTATCTTTGCAGCATTGGACGGTCTCATGCTCCAGTTCCTGACCATCAGCGATCCGGTGAGAATCAGGGCAGCCGTGATTAAGGTCGGTCACATGGTGAGCCTTCTCGAATCCGCCAAGGACAGCGTTGACGGGAATTGA
- a CDS encoding nuclear transport factor 2 family protein — MSTLSERVRTVMAAYNNGDPEPLIATFHDDVQYNIVDLDKTYQGLEEVSALARKGAGQTRFHLHDVVSSGPLIAFTYDHHNPLAGMSYQGPGLAVQKYDAHGRLLEQWAYRA, encoded by the coding sequence GTGAGCACCCTATCCGAAAGAGTCCGGACCGTGATGGCGGCCTACAACAACGGGGACCCGGAACCCCTGATCGCCACTTTCCACGACGACGTTCAATACAACATCGTCGATCTCGACAAGACATACCAAGGCCTGGAGGAAGTTAGCGCCTTGGCCCGCAAAGGGGCCGGACAAACCCGGTTTCACCTGCACGATGTCGTTTCAAGTGGGCCACTAATCGCCTTCACCTACGACCACCACAACCCTCTAGCCGGCATGAGCTACCAAGGGCCAGGACTGGCCGTCCAAAAGTACGATGCCCACGGGCGGCTACTCGAACAATGGGCCTATCGAGCCTAG
- a CDS encoding MFS transporter codes for MTYTHNTASEGTGDLPTTLYKKLAWRILPLASICYAVAIIDRVNIGFAKLEMSADIGLSAAAYGLGAGIFFLAYIFFEVPSNMILERVGAKMWIARIMVTWGVVTIATGFVQNTEQFYIARIFLGIAEAGFYPGMVYFLSQWFPRKRLAQALALLVIAGPIGSMFVGPLSGWVMSSLGGLAGIAGWQWLFVIQGIPAALLGIIFFFAVASTPKDAAWLTNEEKTAIAASLGPAGAREKATTQFKKAITNKRVWLLGVILAANYIGIYAVVFWIPTIIKNTGVTDVMTIGYLSSVPFAVAVVATIALGIYCDRSQAHRRVLVTGMVLAALGLVASVATGDQLVPTLIGISLASALFTATGPIIWAVTNLQLKGMTAAAAGIALINTVGSIGSFLGPYVMGLGQDWTGNVIVPLLFIAGVAVAGALAALAIPRTPTNQENIEEGHDSGLKTAPPRKAGAAS; via the coding sequence ATGACGTACACCCACAACACAGCTTCAGAAGGCACCGGGGACCTGCCAACCACCCTCTACAAGAAACTCGCCTGGCGAATTCTGCCCCTGGCCTCCATCTGTTACGCCGTGGCCATCATCGACCGGGTCAATATCGGCTTCGCAAAGCTCGAAATGAGTGCCGACATCGGTCTCTCGGCAGCCGCCTACGGGCTCGGCGCCGGCATCTTCTTCCTCGCCTATATCTTCTTTGAAGTGCCCAGCAACATGATCCTCGAACGCGTCGGCGCAAAAATGTGGATCGCCCGCATCATGGTCACCTGGGGCGTTGTCACCATCGCTACCGGCTTCGTCCAAAACACTGAACAGTTCTACATTGCCCGGATCTTCCTGGGTATCGCAGAGGCCGGCTTCTACCCAGGCATGGTCTACTTCCTATCCCAGTGGTTCCCACGCAAACGCCTCGCCCAGGCCCTGGCACTGCTGGTTATCGCAGGACCCATCGGCAGCATGTTCGTCGGCCCCCTCTCCGGCTGGGTCATGTCCAGCCTGGGGGGACTCGCCGGTATCGCAGGCTGGCAATGGCTCTTCGTGATCCAGGGCATTCCGGCAGCCCTCCTTGGCATTATCTTCTTCTTTGCCGTCGCCAGCACACCGAAGGACGCCGCGTGGCTCACCAATGAGGAAAAGACCGCCATTGCGGCAAGCCTCGGCCCGGCCGGCGCGCGTGAGAAAGCAACAACGCAGTTCAAGAAGGCCATCACCAACAAGCGGGTCTGGCTCCTCGGCGTCATCCTGGCAGCCAACTACATAGGCATCTACGCCGTCGTCTTCTGGATACCAACCATCATCAAGAACACCGGCGTAACGGATGTAATGACGATCGGCTATCTGTCCTCCGTCCCGTTCGCAGTCGCTGTCGTGGCGACCATCGCCCTTGGCATCTACTGCGACCGCAGCCAGGCCCACCGGCGGGTACTGGTCACGGGCATGGTACTGGCCGCACTGGGACTGGTCGCCAGTGTGGCCACCGGCGATCAACTGGTCCCCACCCTCATCGGCATATCCCTCGCAAGTGCACTCTTTACCGCCACCGGCCCCATTATTTGGGCGGTCACCAACCTACAACTCAAGGGCATGACGGCGGCCGCCGCAGGCATCGCGTTGATCAACACCGTGGGCTCCATAGGGTCCTTCCTTGGCCCTTACGTCATGGGGCTCGGTCAGGACTGGACCGGCAATGTCATCGTGCCCCTCTTGTTCATCGCAGGCGTCGCGGTAGCCGGGGCACTCGCTGCCCTTGCCATCCCCCGCACCCCAACGAATCAAGAAAACATCGAAGAAGGGCATGACAGCGGCCTGAAAACGGCACCCCCAAGGAAAGCAGGAGCGGCGTCGTGA